A portion of the Citrobacter rodentium NBRC 105723 = DSM 16636 genome contains these proteins:
- the fhuC gene encoding Fe3+-hydroxamate ABC transporter ATP-binding protein FhuC: MQEQTHHPDTTFALRDVTFRVPGRTLLHPLSLTFPVGKVTGLIGHNGSGKSTLLKMLGRHQPPSEGEILLDAQPLESWSSKAFARKVAYLPQQLPPAEGMTVRELVAIGRYPWHGALGRFGIADREKVEEAITLVGLKPLAHRLVDSLSGGERQRAWIAMLVAQDSRCLLLDEPTSALDIAHQVDVLALVHRLSQQRGLTVIAVLHDINMAARYCDYLVALRGGEMIAEGTPAALMRGETLEQIYGIPMGILPHPAGAAPVSFVY; this comes from the coding sequence ATGCAGGAACAGACCCATCATCCCGATACCACCTTTGCACTGCGTGATGTCACCTTCCGCGTGCCGGGGCGCACGCTTCTGCATCCTCTGTCGTTAACCTTTCCTGTCGGTAAAGTGACGGGCCTGATTGGTCATAACGGCTCAGGAAAATCCACTCTGCTGAAAATGCTTGGTCGCCATCAGCCGCCGTCGGAAGGGGAGATCCTGCTGGACGCCCAGCCGCTGGAGAGCTGGAGCAGCAAAGCGTTTGCCCGCAAGGTGGCTTATCTGCCGCAGCAGCTGCCGCCCGCGGAAGGGATGACTGTGCGGGAACTGGTGGCGATTGGCCGCTATCCGTGGCACGGGGCGCTGGGGCGCTTTGGCATTGCGGACAGAGAAAAAGTGGAAGAGGCGATTACGCTGGTGGGGCTGAAACCGCTGGCGCATCGTCTGGTGGACAGCCTCTCCGGCGGCGAACGGCAGCGGGCGTGGATTGCGATGCTGGTGGCGCAGGACAGCCGCTGTCTGCTGCTGGATGAACCGACCTCGGCGCTGGATATCGCCCATCAGGTGGACGTGCTGGCGCTGGTGCACCGCTTAAGCCAGCAGCGCGGCCTGACGGTGATTGCCGTATTGCACGACATCAACATGGCCGCCCGCTACTGCGACTATCTGGTGGCGCTGCGCGGCGGCGAAATGATTGCCGAGGGGACGCCCGCCGCGCTGATGCGTGGCGAAACCCTGGAGCAGATTTATGGTATTCCGATGGGGATCCTGCCGCATCCGGCGGGCGCCGCCCCGGTGAGTTTTGTCTATTAA